The genomic region TGCGACGATGTCTATATCTTGTTTTGCACCACGTTTGAGAAAATAGTCTCTTACAAATCCACCTATTACATATGCGTCAACTTCTATTGCTGCTGCAGCTTCACTTATGGTTTTAAATACTGGATGTGAGATTGCATCTTTAAATTGCAGTTGCTCCATGATATTACTTTCTCAATATTTTCATTGTTCCATCATTAGAGATTTTAATGATGGATGATGGTGGGACATTAGTTTTGGCAAGTGGTAAATCTAAGATGTGATCTATTCTACTTTTTAATTCTTCACTAATGTCTATAAATCCTACTGGAGTTTTTTCACCACTTAAGTTTGCGCTAGTTGAAACTATAGGTTTTCTTAAACCTCTTATAAGTGCACGACATACTGGATCGTTAGTCACTCTAATGGCAAGTGTATTGTCTGTCGCAATTAGATTCTCTGCAACAGCTTTAGGTCTGTCATAGATTATAGTAAGTGGCTTTTTGTTCAATTTTAAAACTTGCCATGCCATCTCTGGCACTTCTTCA from Nonlabens arenilitoris harbors:
- a CDS encoding L-threonylcarbamoyladenylate synthase, translated to MPRRSERDKNRRDQVRGRTPSKKKQEVVDLPMEDVREAVTALKKGKIILYPTDTIYGIGCDATNYDAVEELYKIKERDPAKSLIILVDSFDMLDRYIEEVPEMAWQVLKLNKKPLTIIYDRPKAVAENLIATDNTLAIRVTNDPVCRALIRGLRKPIVSTSANLSGEKTPVGFIDISEELKSRIDHILDLPLAKTNVPPSSIIKISNDGTMKILRK